From Vitis vinifera cultivar Pinot Noir 40024 chromosome 5, ASM3070453v1, the proteins below share one genomic window:
- the LOC100249525 gene encoding beta-glucuronosyltransferase GlcAT14A, translated as MQNSHQPPFPISGTTAAALTKDNRSFYLIIATSFVSLLFILSLSATSPPAPSAPATDPYLFPTSHHRHPIFLNPNPSDSTPTPPSLAYFISGSAGDSHKILRLLFAAYHPRNHYLLHLDLTAPQSDRDRLALAVQSVPVFRAARNVNVMGKADFAYGKGSSSISSTLHGASILLRLSSSWDWFINLSASDYPLVTQDDLLHILSFVPRDLNFVNHTSYIGWRESRKLKPIIVDPGLYLTQKTEIFYATQKRGLPNSFQLFTGSSSAILNRAFIEFCIVGTDNLPRTLLMYLANTPSSLPNYFPTILCNSRQFNKTIVNHNLQYASFDKPAKEEPRRLGSKDFDDMIQSGAAFATQFRLNDVALDRIDQEILGRSPGKILPGGWCLGEAGNDTCSVWGDADVLRPGPGAKRLEKRIAELLSDGTFQAHQCIVE; from the exons ATGCAAAACTCCCACCAACCCCCCTTCCCCATCTCCGGCACTACCGCTGCCGCCCTCACCAAGGACAATAGGAGCTTCTACCTCATCATTGCCACCTCCTTTGTCTCTCTTTTATTCATTCTTTCTCTCTCCGCTACCTCTCCTCCTGCGCCCTCCGCCCCCGCCACCGACCCATATCTTTTTCCCACCTCCCACCACCGCCATCCCATCTTCCTCAACCCCAACCCATCTGATTCCACTCCCACTCCTCCCTCACTTGCCTACTTCATCTCCGGCTCCGCCGGCGACTCCCACAAGATCCTCCGCCTCCTCTTCGCCGCCTACCACCCCCGAAATCACTACCTCCTCCACCTCGACCTCACCGCTCCTCAGTCTGATCGTGACCGCCTCGCCCTCGCTGTACAATCGGTCCCTGTTTTCCGAGCTGCCCGGAATGTTAATGTGATGGGCAAGGCGGATTTCGCCTACGGGAAAGGGTCTTCTTCGATTTCTTCGACTCTTCATGGGGCCTCCATTCTTCTACGGTTGTCGTCGTCTTGGGATTGGTTTATTAATCTCTCCGCTTCTGATTACCCGCTTGTTACCCAGGATG ATCTTCTCCACATTTTATCATTTGTACCTAGAGACCTCAATTTTGTGAATCACACCAGTTACATTGGCTGGAGAGA ATCTCGGAAATTGAAGCCGATTATCGTTGATCCAGGGCTCTATCTTACACAGAAAACTGAGATATTTTATGCCACTCAGAAGCGGGGACTGCCTAATTCTTTTCAGTTGTTCACAG GTTCATCTTCAGCTATTTTGAATCGTGCTTTTATTGAGTTCTGCATTGTGGGCACTGACAACCTGCCAAGGACTCTACTGATGTACTTAGCTAACACGCCTTCATCCCTACCCAATTATTTCCCAACCATTCTTTGTAATTCCCGGCAATTCAACAAGACTATTGTAAACCATAATTTACAGTATGCATCCTTTGACAAGCCTGCCAAAGAGGAGCCCCGCAGACTTGGTTCCAAAGACTTTGATGACATGATTCAGAGTGGAGCAGCCTTTGCCACACAGTTCCGATTGAATGATGTTGCCCTTGACCGCATTGACCAAGAGATTCTTGGACGTAGTCCTGGAAAAATTTTGCCTGGGGGATGGTGTTTAGGTGAGGCTGGGAATGACACATGTTCAGTTTGGGGAGATGCAGATGTTTTGAGGCCTGGCCCAGGGGcaaaaagacttgaaaaacgTATTGCTGAGCTGCTCTCAGATGGAACATTTCAGGCTCATCAATGTATTGTTGAGTGA